One genomic window of bacterium includes the following:
- a CDS encoding biopolymer transporter ExbD: MAADTEQHASLHLWRARMRKRRGRGLDSGHSKELNLVAMMDMMTIILVFLLKSYSGSTLTVNSSQNFQFPKSTHQITPVDATKLTVSNYDSGEGQIIVNSDIVATLDSKAVLSMKRKARNRDYMIPELFKALKKEAAMVKAETKIRNEDATTYEGNILIIADKELPYWLLTAVLFTSAEAGFDKYNLVAVKKHQ; encoded by the coding sequence ATGGCAGCAGATACAGAACAACATGCAAGTCTTCACCTCTGGCGCGCACGGATGCGTAAGCGCAGAGGAAGAGGGCTAGACAGCGGTCATTCAAAAGAGCTCAACTTGGTGGCCATGATGGACATGATGACTATTATTTTGGTGTTCCTCTTAAAAAGTTATTCAGGCTCTACATTAACTGTAAACTCTAGTCAAAACTTTCAGTTTCCTAAGTCTACACATCAAATTACTCCTGTAGACGCAACCAAGCTCACCGTAAGCAACTATGACAGTGGCGAAGGACAAATCATTGTCAACTCTGATATTGTGGCCACCCTCGATTCAAAAGCTGTATTAAGCATGAAACGCAAAGCTCGCAATAGAGATTACATGATTCCAGAGTTGTTCAAAGCCTTAAAAAAAGAAGCTGCCATGGTCAAGGCGGAAACCAAAATTCGTAATGAAGACGCCACCACCTATGAAGGTAATATTTTGATTATTGCGGATAAAGAGTTGCCCTATTGGCTACTGACAGCTGTTCTCTTTACTTCTGCTGAAGCCGGCTTTGACAAATACAACCTTGTGGCTGTTAAAAAGCACCAATAA